In Bacteriovorax stolpii, a single genomic region encodes these proteins:
- a CDS encoding response regulator has protein sequence MNILLVDDDQDIADHIVLGLNGFGYNVDHVLSGERVLELIKKNTYDLVLLDWNMPGMTGLDVLAEIRDSYLPSELPVIMVTSMNETEKIVYALDQGCNDYITKPITIETVAARVKTQITLQKLHEQHTAKNKLEVINEVVTTLNHEINNPLFIALNHIRKANRRADYTQLEKAENALVRITNIVKQISDLNTQSKKILKKDKVAHFNKTA, from the coding sequence ATGAACATTTTATTAGTGGATGATGACCAAGATATTGCAGATCATATTGTGCTTGGTCTGAATGGCTTTGGTTATAATGTTGATCATGTCCTAAGTGGTGAGAGAGTGCTTGAGCTGATTAAGAAGAACACTTATGACCTCGTTTTGCTGGATTGGAACATGCCTGGTATGACTGGTTTGGATGTCCTGGCCGAAATTAGGGATTCTTATTTGCCTTCAGAGCTTCCGGTAATCATGGTGACATCAATGAATGAGACAGAAAAAATCGTTTATGCCTTAGACCAAGGATGCAATGACTACATCACCAAACCTATTACCATTGAAACTGTCGCGGCCCGAGTGAAAACACAAATCACTCTTCAGAAACTTCATGAGCAGCATACAGCAAAAAATAAGCTTGAGGTTATTAACGAAGTTGTGACGACACTGAATCACGAAATCAACAACCCTCTCTTTATTGCTTTAAATCACATTCGCAAGGCCAATAGGCGCGCTGATTATACACAGTTGGAAAAGGCGGAGAATGCTTTAGTGAGAATTACTAACATAGTAAAACAAATCAGTGATCTAAATACACAAAGTAAAAAGATTTTAAAGAAAGATAAAGTTGCTCATTTTAACAAAACGGCCTAG
- a CDS encoding OmpA family protein, which produces MAAIAGDSLFNVSQSFFSPDILQKISKEINQPVEQTRVGLKSAIPTLLMGIINKGSTKEGAETLVDIANHQAPIADVATDPTEIREGNEVVNKIFGNNLNGILAKLGTTTGMNVASLNKMLGMTAPLVMGAISSKIKTEHMTPSALMSFLSQQKSSLSSMLPSGLPGLSALSSSQALPKIVDRGNVWPKIVLGILVLVGLFWWYSSRQTVSEETRTTSMPAMPAIASRENIQPINTLGNFMNSASAGTVKRFKFENLTFKTGTISVGAGANKELDHIVAVMKNHPKATARIEGYTDNVGLPANNIALSSKRAMAVKDELVFRGVRSSRIETVGRGESDPIASNNTTEGRTANRRIEFVIQL; this is translated from the coding sequence ATGGCGGCAATTGCGGGCGACAGCCTATTTAATGTCTCTCAGAGTTTTTTCTCCCCAGATATTCTTCAAAAAATCAGCAAGGAAATTAATCAGCCAGTAGAACAAACGCGTGTCGGATTAAAATCAGCAATCCCAACTCTTTTAATGGGAATTATTAACAAAGGCTCCACAAAAGAAGGCGCTGAAACACTAGTAGATATTGCCAATCATCAAGCGCCAATTGCCGACGTGGCCACTGATCCAACAGAGATCCGCGAGGGCAATGAAGTTGTGAATAAAATCTTCGGAAATAATCTCAATGGTATCCTGGCAAAGCTTGGCACAACGACAGGGATGAATGTTGCGAGTCTAAATAAAATGTTGGGCATGACCGCCCCATTAGTTATGGGAGCGATTAGCTCCAAAATTAAAACAGAGCACATGACCCCTTCTGCTTTAATGAGTTTTTTAAGTCAGCAGAAGAGCTCTTTAAGCAGCATGCTGCCATCGGGGCTTCCTGGCCTCTCTGCCCTCTCTTCGTCTCAGGCACTACCCAAGATAGTCGACAGGGGAAATGTATGGCCAAAAATCGTTTTAGGTATTTTAGTTCTTGTGGGATTGTTCTGGTGGTATAGCTCAAGACAAACAGTCTCTGAAGAGACGCGCACTACAAGCATGCCGGCAATGCCCGCGATAGCGAGCCGAGAAAATATTCAACCAATCAATACACTTGGAAATTTTATGAACAGCGCTTCGGCCGGTACTGTTAAACGTTTTAAATTTGAAAACCTAACTTTTAAAACGGGAACAATTTCCGTAGGTGCAGGGGCAAATAAAGAACTAGATCACATTGTCGCTGTGATGAAAAATCATCCTAAGGCCACTGCACGCATAGAGGGGTATACTGATAATGTTGGTCTACCTGCTAATAATATTGCCTTATCAAGTAAGCGTGCGATGGCCGTCAAGGATGAGCTTGTCTTTAGAGGTGTGCGTTCAAGCCGTATTGAAACTGTTGGTCGAGGAGAGAGTGATCCTATTGCGAGCAATAATACAACAGAAGGACGTACAGCTAATCGTAGAATAGAATTTGTGATACAGCTTTAA
- a CDS encoding RNA recognition motif domain-containing protein, translating to MPQKIYVGNLPKNIGNEVLTEKFSKYGHVCSAKIIKDRETNLSMGFGFVEMESPEEAERAIVNLNGSVFNGRSISVVEAKKSLLH from the coding sequence ATGCCACAAAAGATTTATGTAGGAAATTTACCAAAAAATATTGGCAACGAAGTCCTGACTGAAAAATTTTCAAAATATGGGCACGTCTGCTCTGCTAAAATTATTAAAGATCGAGAAACTAACTTATCAATGGGATTTGGCTTCGTTGAAATGGAATCGCCTGAGGAGGCAGAGAGGGCCATTGTTAATTTGAATGGATCTGTTTTTAATGGGCGCTCAATCAGTGTTGTAGAAGCGAAAAAATCTCTTTTACACTAA
- a CDS encoding CPXCG motif-containing cysteine-rich protein encodes MEIKCHFCFETIPLEIYREEGDKQDFIVDCEVCCHPLHITAEWNDEEEDFDVEVDAG; translated from the coding sequence ATGGAAATTAAATGTCACTTTTGTTTTGAAACAATCCCGCTAGAAATTTACCGCGAAGAAGGTGACAAACAAGATTTTATTGTCGATTGCGAAGTCTGCTGTCATCCATTACACATCACTGCTGAATGGAACGACGAAGAAGAAGATTTTGATGTTGAAGTCGACGCTGGCTAA
- a CDS encoding RNA recognition motif domain-containing protein translates to MGRKLYVGNLPYTTNDAILRQKFEEVGTVDSSKVITDRETGRSKGFGFIEMSSDEEAEEAINKFHGKEFEGRPMTVSEAKPMTPNENRGGSRGGFGGGGRNNRY, encoded by the coding sequence ATGGGTAGAAAACTTTATGTCGGAAATCTTCCGTACACAACAAACGATGCCATTCTTAGACAAAAGTTCGAAGAAGTAGGAACAGTTGATTCTTCAAAAGTAATCACAGACCGTGAAACTGGAAGAAGCAAAGGTTTCGGATTCATCGAAATGTCTTCAGATGAAGAAGCTGAAGAGGCAATCAACAAATTCCACGGGAAAGAATTTGAAGGTCGTCCAATGACTGTTAGCGAAGCTAAACCAATGACTCCAAACGAGAACCGTGGTGGATCACGTGGTGGATTCGGTGGCGGTGGAAGAAACAACCGTTATTAA
- a CDS encoding DEAD/DEAH box helicase, with protein MNQDLPKTFSELNLIDPLKQALSEAGYNTPTPIQAQAIPSLLHGKDLLGCAQTGTGKTAAFALPILHRLVESNKKPTPRHARVLVLTPTRELAIQVHESFVTYGKNLKLKYAVIFGGVGQQPQVKSLAHGVDVLVATPGRLLDLINQGFLKLNALEVFVLDEADRMLDMGFIHDIKRVLKILPPKRHNLFFSATMPPEIEKLANSILVNPTRVEVTPVSSTAELIAQKVMFVERENKRPLLKHILDNKALKRVIVFSRTKHGANRISEYLAKSGILSEAIHGNKSQTARQKALENFRTGKIRVLIATDIAARGIDIDEITHVINFDLPNVSEDYVHRIGRTARAGASGEAISFCDADEKAFLKSIEKLIGKTIEVVEDQPFHSDNVVSAKLLSHGKAKALIDAENTLKPDRSRHKGGRFHRGGRNPAPKKEQGHKQGSKT; from the coding sequence ATGAATCAAGACCTACCTAAGACATTTTCAGAACTAAATCTTATTGACCCTTTAAAACAAGCCTTAAGTGAAGCCGGATACAACACCCCGACACCGATCCAAGCGCAAGCTATTCCATCGCTTCTGCATGGAAAAGATCTGTTAGGTTGTGCTCAGACTGGAACTGGTAAAACAGCTGCCTTTGCTCTGCCCATCCTTCACCGCTTGGTTGAATCCAATAAAAAACCAACTCCACGTCACGCCAGAGTTTTAGTGTTGACTCCTACAAGAGAGTTGGCGATTCAAGTTCACGAAAGTTTTGTGACTTATGGAAAAAATCTCAAATTAAAATATGCCGTTATCTTTGGTGGTGTTGGCCAACAACCTCAAGTCAAGTCTCTTGCTCACGGGGTTGATGTTCTAGTGGCCACTCCTGGTCGCTTATTAGATTTAATTAACCAAGGTTTTTTAAAACTTAACGCCCTTGAAGTTTTTGTTTTAGATGAAGCAGACCGCATGCTTGATATGGGGTTCATCCACGACATTAAAAGAGTCCTGAAAATTCTTCCACCAAAAAGACATAACTTATTTTTCTCAGCGACAATGCCGCCTGAGATTGAAAAACTTGCCAACTCTATTTTGGTTAATCCAACAAGAGTTGAGGTCACCCCTGTTTCATCAACAGCTGAACTCATTGCTCAAAAAGTTATGTTCGTTGAACGCGAAAACAAGCGCCCTCTTCTAAAACATATCTTAGATAACAAAGCTCTTAAGCGAGTGATTGTTTTCTCTCGCACCAAACACGGTGCAAATAGAATTTCAGAATACCTGGCAAAAAGTGGCATTCTGAGTGAAGCCATTCATGGAAACAAATCGCAAACGGCCAGACAAAAGGCGCTCGAGAATTTCCGCACTGGAAAAATCCGCGTGCTTATTGCTACCGATATTGCCGCTCGCGGAATTGATATCGATGAGATCACTCATGTCATCAATTTTGATTTGCCAAATGTCAGTGAAGACTATGTCCACAGAATTGGAAGAACTGCACGCGCAGGCGCGAGCGGTGAAGCCATTTCATTTTGCGATGCCGATGAAAAGGCCTTCTTGAAATCCATTGAAAAACTTATTGGAAAGACTATTGAGGTGGTCGAAGACCAACCTTTCCATTCGGACAACGTTGTCAGCGCAAAGCTTCTTTCTCACGGTAAGGCGAAAGCATTAATCGATGCAGAAAACACGCTAAAACCTGATCGTTCTCGTCATAAAGGCGGGCGTTTTCATAGGGGAGGAAGAAACCCTGCTCCTAAAAAGGAACAAGGACACAAACAAGGAAGTAAAACTTAG
- a CDS encoding transglutaminaseTgpA domain-containing protein → MLKFITIAIIITNMLLLNDDVPVNIMGITFASLILSLFITHKTVRTTIKIILLALSMLLLRLHFKTLLVTECGVSFVLILSALKFWELNEERDHFNMFLILCLAECSVFLLNPTFLVFAFGIVKMMFYFYYILKMRNYDISLLNPKRLILLAAPSIALSLLLFYTFPRFTQGFINTSDMQYIISGASSRFDFKQLGPISLSSEQAFKAYGLEDSKLPFKILYWRTAVLWQLSGQEWSAANSNLKKPEQTLINAPLKYRVEVFDRFKEYLPVLDGTANVESANLPFVSYSDGSFKLRTISRGELTYIANGNYQTRIQDASPLMLRKGLRLKSPRKDEVYKSYFSGEEKQLQDEEKLKELIGIFKKRGFQYSTAPESYASVEDFLLKGSNGYCSHFSAAFVYLARLRGLPARIVTGYLGGEFNPYDNSVIVKELDAHAWVEVYLAEKGWVKVDPTSLVAPERVTMSTEEFNKKLNPYITIFNLKIDRSLFDSATMNNLALWLDSLNSRFNTKIFNFDRDTQLAVLRALTPGNLPVGIIFAFSLILFLLIFWLIFYLYGKKRLHPAQKRYLRFLRKMHSYGLQKDECETISMFKERCLTHIPEQSQFISDEVNRYITAFYK, encoded by the coding sequence ATGCTTAAGTTCATTACCATCGCCATTATTATCACCAACATGCTTCTGCTCAATGATGATGTTCCCGTAAATATCATGGGCATAACTTTTGCGAGTTTGATTCTTTCCCTGTTTATCACTCATAAAACAGTCCGCACGACGATTAAGATCATACTGCTTGCTCTTTCAATGCTTCTTTTAAGGCTGCACTTTAAAACATTGCTCGTGACCGAGTGTGGGGTTTCTTTTGTACTTATTTTGTCTGCACTGAAGTTTTGGGAACTCAATGAAGAACGCGATCACTTCAACATGTTTCTTATTCTCTGCCTGGCCGAATGCTCGGTCTTTCTTTTAAATCCAACCTTCCTGGTGTTTGCTTTTGGCATTGTGAAGATGATGTTCTATTTCTATTACATTTTAAAAATGAGAAACTACGATATCTCGCTTTTAAATCCTAAGAGACTCATCCTTCTGGCAGCACCTTCTATTGCTCTTTCACTGCTGCTTTTTTATACATTTCCTCGTTTCACTCAAGGGTTCATTAACACCAGTGATATGCAATATATTATCTCTGGCGCCAGCTCTCGTTTTGATTTCAAACAGCTCGGTCCAATCAGCCTTTCTTCAGAACAGGCCTTTAAGGCCTATGGCCTTGAAGACAGTAAACTTCCCTTTAAAATTCTTTACTGGAGAACGGCCGTCCTTTGGCAGCTTTCAGGGCAGGAGTGGAGTGCGGCCAACAGCAACCTTAAAAAACCAGAACAGACTTTAATAAATGCTCCACTGAAGTACCGAGTGGAAGTCTTTGATCGCTTTAAAGAATACCTCCCGGTTCTGGATGGCACGGCCAATGTTGAAAGCGCTAATCTTCCTTTTGTTTCTTACAGTGATGGAAGTTTTAAGCTGAGAACCATTTCCAGAGGTGAACTTACTTACATCGCAAACGGAAACTACCAGACAAGAATTCAGGACGCCTCACCACTTATGCTGAGAAAAGGTCTGCGTCTAAAATCCCCAAGAAAAGATGAAGTTTACAAAAGTTATTTCTCGGGTGAAGAAAAACAACTTCAAGATGAAGAAAAACTAAAAGAACTCATTGGCATTTTTAAAAAACGCGGTTTTCAATACAGCACAGCTCCCGAAAGTTACGCTTCCGTTGAAGACTTCCTGTTGAAAGGGTCAAATGGGTATTGCAGCCACTTTTCAGCGGCCTTTGTTTATCTTGCACGTCTAAGAGGACTTCCAGCTCGAATCGTCACCGGATATCTCGGTGGTGAATTTAATCCTTACGACAACTCCGTCATCGTCAAAGAACTCGATGCCCATGCCTGGGTAGAAGTTTATCTGGCAGAAAAAGGCTGGGTGAAAGTTGATCCTACATCACTTGTGGCACCGGAAAGAGTTACCATGAGTACAGAAGAGTTTAATAAAAAGCTCAACCCGTACATTACGATCTTTAATTTAAAAATTGACCGCAGCCTTTTTGATTCAGCCACTATGAACAACCTGGCCCTTTGGCTTGATTCTTTGAACTCGCGTTTTAATACAAAAATTTTTAATTTTGACCGCGACACTCAGCTGGCCGTCCTTCGCGCCCTCACACCAGGCAATCTTCCTGTCGGGATTATCTTTGCTTTTTCGTTGATTCTTTTTCTGCTCATTTTCTGGCTGATTTTTTATTTATATGGAAAGAAAAGGCTTCATCCTGCCCAAAAACGCTACCTGCGCTTTCTGAGAAAGATGCACTCTTATGGGCTCCAGAAAGATGAGTGTGAAACTATTTCCATGTTTAAAGAGAGATGCCTGACCCATATTCCTGAACAATCTCAGTTCATTAGCGATGAAGTGAACCGATACATTACGGCCTTTTATAAATAA
- a CDS encoding DUF58 domain-containing protein, whose amino-acid sequence MFRSLRSFFYNRAANSGRKHPLYIVPTLDGLKVIALNITLLVIGLVYANNYVLLFNFVLFCLFLGSMFYTHFNLSGVRLESIQIPSFHAGEDSSAILHFSSSNAQGHYFIRPYFKSSLVRLNHFKETFPIRPDETTVVKVSLKGIKRGQDTIKSVYIETLFPFNFFRCFTFFNINQDIFIFPERSNLNIHEEVEVTDSRKEDGDDFYLRDYVPGDSLKRVDWKKLAQTNKWYTRQFQAHIPSPIMLILDKTPVEDTLKSISFSIHNLHQQNIKYGLKLGDSVLIAPENSPRHLTQCLRELARYHA is encoded by the coding sequence ATGTTTCGTTCCCTGCGAAGCTTTTTTTATAACCGAGCTGCGAATTCAGGTCGCAAACATCCACTCTATATCGTTCCAACCCTTGATGGACTTAAAGTCATTGCTTTAAATATTACCTTATTAGTTATTGGTCTCGTTTATGCCAATAACTATGTTCTCCTGTTTAACTTTGTTCTCTTTTGTTTATTTCTCGGCTCGATGTTTTACACCCATTTCAATCTTTCCGGTGTTAGGCTTGAGTCCATTCAAATACCTTCTTTCCATGCCGGCGAAGACAGTAGCGCCATTCTTCATTTTTCTTCGAGTAATGCTCAGGGGCATTATTTTATCCGTCCCTACTTTAAAAGCTCGTTAGTAAGACTTAATCACTTCAAAGAAACATTTCCCATAAGGCCAGATGAGACAACTGTTGTAAAAGTTTCCTTAAAAGGTATAAAAAGAGGGCAAGATACGATTAAGTCCGTTTACATCGAAACATTATTTCCTTTTAATTTCTTCCGTTGTTTTACTTTTTTTAATATCAATCAAGACATTTTTATTTTTCCAGAAAGGTCCAATCTAAATATCCATGAAGAAGTTGAAGTCACAGATTCAAGGAAAGAAGATGGTGATGATTTTTATTTAAGAGATTATGTGCCAGGAGACTCTTTAAAACGAGTCGACTGGAAAAAACTGGCACAAACCAATAAGTGGTACACCAGACAATTTCAAGCGCATATACCAAGTCCTATCATGTTGATTCTGGATAAAACTCCGGTAGAAGACACTCTTAAGTCTATTAGTTTTTCCATTCATAATCTTCATCAACAAAATATCAAATATGGATTGAAACTAGGGGATAGTGTTCTTATTGCTCCTGAGAATTCACCAAGACACTTAACTCAATGCCTGCGTGAACTGGCGAGATACCATGCTTAA
- a CDS encoding AAA family ATPase, whose amino-acid sequence MNNAIQDFLASAEHSILGKQTETKLALCCFLSHGHLLIEDVPGMGKTTFAKTLAKLLDLSFARIQFTNDLMPSDLVGIQIFDAKEGKFNLIHGPIFHQFILADELNRGTPKTQSALLEAMEEKQVTLDGNTINLPHPFFVVATQNPRSQIGTHHLPESQLDRFMMKIKIGYPDAKSEKNIISSDAHTESYQKLKPAINPSSLADLYEAVKNVKVSDKLLDYVLRLLDQSRNSNSFQGLSPRAGKDIIKAAKAWALISGRDYVLPDDVQIILPSVVSHRLAPFQNQSFDQDRELTQMLIKTTKVD is encoded by the coding sequence ATGAATAATGCTATCCAAGATTTCCTGGCTTCGGCCGAACACTCTATTTTAGGAAAACAAACAGAAACCAAGCTCGCTCTTTGTTGTTTTCTTTCACATGGACACCTTCTCATTGAAGATGTTCCAGGAATGGGAAAGACCACTTTTGCAAAAACGCTGGCGAAACTTCTCGACCTCTCTTTTGCCCGCATTCAGTTTACCAATGACCTTATGCCCTCAGACCTTGTTGGTATCCAAATCTTTGATGCCAAAGAAGGAAAGTTTAACCTTATTCATGGGCCAATCTTTCATCAATTCATCCTGGCCGATGAGCTCAACCGTGGAACTCCTAAAACTCAAAGTGCCTTACTGGAAGCGATGGAAGAAAAACAAGTGACTTTAGATGGCAACACCATCAATCTTCCTCATCCATTTTTTGTAGTTGCAACCCAGAATCCACGTTCACAAATCGGGACTCATCATCTTCCAGAATCACAACTGGATCGTTTTATGATGAAAATCAAAATTGGTTATCCGGATGCAAAGTCAGAAAAAAACATTATTTCCAGTGATGCCCACACCGAAAGTTATCAAAAATTAAAACCCGCAATTAATCCATCTTCTCTGGCCGATCTCTATGAGGCAGTAAAAAATGTTAAAGTAAGCGACAAGCTTTTAGATTATGTTTTAAGACTTTTGGATCAATCGCGAAATAGCAATTCATTCCAAGGACTAAGTCCGCGGGCCGGAAAAGACATCATTAAAGCGGCTAAAGCATGGGCACTTATTAGTGGGAGAGATTATGTCCTTCCTGATGATGTGCAAATCATCCTTCCTTCTGTCGTGTCTCACAGGCTTGCTCCTTTTCAAAATCAATCCTTTGATCAGGATAGGGAGCTTACTCAAATGTTGATTAAAACAACCAAGGTAGACTAA
- a CDS encoding sulfite exporter TauE/SafE family protein, with protein sequence MENYLLPLMGLLTGLIDSVVGGGGLISLPTLSIAIAPGPHAIGTNKILGTVGAAVALFVYARKGHLKWKEGLAFCVVCAFGSFLGSSLAPYASKEFFRFLMIFMCPVILWIVYNKEKFFKERENFTKPHPGLFFLSAIASGFYDGFFGPGGGTFMFLSLFLGTGYPMLTAIAISKLANTFSAGTALVTFSMNGFVHWKEGLIMATGMSFGSYIGASYATKAASKIVRPMLFFIVVLLMVKLIWFEG encoded by the coding sequence ATGGAAAACTATTTATTGCCTCTGATGGGGCTTCTTACTGGATTAATTGACTCGGTCGTTGGCGGTGGCGGCCTGATTTCACTTCCCACACTTTCAATTGCGATAGCACCAGGCCCTCATGCTATCGGAACAAATAAAATACTTGGTACTGTTGGTGCTGCAGTTGCCCTTTTCGTCTACGCACGCAAAGGTCACTTAAAGTGGAAGGAAGGACTCGCTTTTTGCGTGGTCTGTGCTTTTGGTTCTTTTTTGGGAAGTTCACTGGCGCCTTACGCTTCAAAAGAGTTTTTTCGTTTTCTAATGATCTTCATGTGCCCGGTAATTCTTTGGATTGTGTATAACAAAGAGAAATTTTTCAAAGAGCGCGAGAACTTCACGAAGCCTCATCCTGGATTATTTTTCTTAAGTGCTATTGCCAGTGGTTTTTATGACGGATTTTTTGGCCCTGGTGGCGGGACATTTATGTTCTTAAGCTTGTTTCTTGGGACCGGTTACCCGATGCTCACTGCCATTGCTATCTCAAAACTGGCCAATACTTTTTCTGCAGGAACAGCACTTGTGACTTTTTCAATGAATGGTTTTGTTCATTGGAAAGAAGGTCTTATTATGGCCACAGGAATGTCTTTTGGATCTTATATCGGCGCTAGTTATGCAACGAAGGCCGCTTCTAAGATCGTTCGCCCTATGCTCTTTTTTATCGTTGTCTTATTGATGGTGAAATTGATTTGGTTTGAAGGCTAA
- the pstS gene encoding phosphate ABC transporter substrate-binding protein PstS, which produces MFLALTISLNVSAAQKVNGAGATFPYPIYSKWFSEYQKINKDVEFNYQSIGSGGGIKQVLAQTVDFGATDAPMTDEELKSAKTPIRHIPTVLGAVVVAYNVNGIQAGLHLDGEVLAKIFLGEITKWNDAAIAKLNPKAKLPVTDILVVRRSDGSGTTAVFTEYLAAVSADFKSKVGAGKNVNWPAGIGAKGNEGVSAMVSQTDGAIGYTELAYAINTQLKTVSMKNAKGEFIVPSVASITAAASSVKKFDGDLRMSIINADAKGAYPISSFTYILLPENAASAPVKAVRAFLGWALKDGQKFASELHYAPLPKKMSESLLKSLK; this is translated from the coding sequence ATGTTTCTTGCGCTTACTATTTCTCTTAACGTTTCTGCTGCTCAAAAGGTTAACGGAGCGGGTGCTACATTCCCTTATCCAATTTACTCAAAATGGTTCTCTGAGTACCAAAAAATCAACAAAGATGTTGAGTTCAATTACCAATCAATCGGAAGCGGAGGAGGAATTAAACAAGTCCTGGCGCAGACTGTAGATTTCGGGGCAACTGATGCACCAATGACTGACGAAGAACTAAAATCAGCAAAAACTCCAATCAGACATATCCCAACTGTACTTGGTGCAGTTGTTGTTGCTTATAATGTTAACGGCATTCAAGCAGGTCTTCACCTTGATGGTGAGGTACTGGCAAAAATCTTCCTTGGTGAAATCACTAAGTGGAACGATGCTGCTATCGCGAAACTAAACCCAAAAGCTAAACTTCCAGTAACAGACATTCTTGTTGTGAGAAGATCAGATGGATCAGGAACAACGGCTGTATTCACAGAATACCTTGCTGCTGTATCAGCTGATTTCAAATCTAAAGTAGGTGCTGGTAAAAACGTTAATTGGCCAGCTGGTATCGGAGCTAAAGGTAACGAAGGTGTGAGTGCAATGGTTTCTCAAACTGACGGAGCTATCGGATACACTGAATTAGCTTACGCTATCAACACTCAACTAAAAACAGTTTCTATGAAAAATGCAAAAGGGGAATTCATTGTTCCATCTGTTGCCTCAATCACAGCTGCAGCTTCTTCTGTTAAGAAATTTGATGGTGACCTAAGAATGTCAATCATCAATGCTGACGCTAAAGGGGCTTACCCAATTTCTTCTTTCACATACATCCTTCTTCCAGAAAATGCTGCCTCTGCTCCAGTAAAAGCAGTAAGAGCTTTCCTTGGATGGGCGCTGAAAGATGGACAGAAATTCGCAAGCGAACTTCACTATGCTCCACTTCCAAAGAAAATGAGCGAGTCACTTCTTAAATCTCTTAAGTAA
- a CDS encoding porin — protein MKKMLTFAAIAAVSTSAHAFDYKFGLEGRSDFISSTSKTEVGATTTKTKYMGFQSNLIRLSLTGNINENLTYKFRYRFNKTEATNTTRDNSTKSLDHLYVDHKNSLFTTRFGKTNWAEAYGRESFLSSTDLLITSAAYDQYNTNIGTYRFGVSGTYTFLDTNKITLAISNPNPELTDTTAATATNEKKNTSLAYAIHYSSVLFDKAFQPTLSYTTAKQDNDVKSAKNTMMAAGFRTEAISNLIVDADWKQFKAESQTNGGVDTKTSSIFANVAYNINEWSPFVQYINDKVKGAANSEYKKNSIAGGVMWKPFQDTNFRYHLAYTNANKKFDVAANGKVKDNIITFGIKADL, from the coding sequence ATGAAAAAAATGCTAACTTTTGCTGCTATCGCAGCGGTATCAACAAGCGCACACGCGTTTGATTACAAATTCGGTCTTGAAGGACGTTCGGACTTCATTAGCTCAACTTCTAAAACAGAAGTAGGTGCTACTACTACAAAGACTAAGTACATGGGTTTCCAGTCAAACCTTATCCGTCTAAGCTTAACTGGTAACATCAACGAGAACCTAACTTACAAGTTCCGTTACAGATTCAACAAGACTGAAGCTACAAACACAACAAGAGACAACTCTACAAAAAGTCTTGATCACCTTTACGTAGACCACAAGAACTCACTTTTCACAACTCGTTTTGGTAAAACAAACTGGGCTGAAGCTTACGGACGTGAGTCTTTCCTTTCTTCAACAGACCTACTAATCACTTCTGCAGCTTATGACCAATACAACACGAACATTGGTACATACCGTTTTGGTGTTTCTGGGACATATACATTCCTAGATACAAACAAAATCACTCTTGCTATCTCTAACCCAAACCCTGAGTTAACAGATACAACAGCAGCTACAGCTACTAACGAAAAGAAAAACACGTCTTTAGCTTACGCTATTCACTACTCTTCAGTTCTTTTCGACAAAGCTTTCCAACCGACTCTTTCTTACACGACAGCTAAGCAAGACAACGATGTAAAATCAGCTAAGAACACAATGATGGCTGCTGGTTTCAGAACTGAAGCTATTTCAAACCTAATTGTTGATGCAGACTGGAAACAATTCAAAGCTGAATCACAAACAAACGGTGGAGTTGACACAAAAACTTCTTCAATCTTCGCTAACGTTGCTTACAACATCAATGAGTGGTCTCCATTCGTTCAGTACATCAACGATAAAGTTAAAGGTGCAGCGAACTCTGAGTACAAGAAAAACTCAATCGCTGGTGGTGTTATGTGGAAACCATTCCAAGATACTAACTTCCGTTACCACCTAGCTTACACAAATGCTAATAAGAAGTTTGATGTAGCTGCTAACGGTAAAGTAAAAGATAACATCATTACTTTCGGTATCAAAGCTGACCTATAG